A section of the Marinoscillum sp. 108 genome encodes:
- a CDS encoding SDR family oxidoreductase, whose translation MTKRKIALITGGSRGLGRDMAIKIARRGLDVVITYHSNQAAAEAVVAEIEKAGSSGYALQLDSSNTKGFDVFYKQLSDYLIHKTGSAHFDYLVNNAGTGIYQPFSETTEEQFDEMMNIHLKGVYFLTQKALPLLNNGGSIINISSGLARFTFPNSSAYASMKGAIEVFTRYLAKELGHRGITANVVAPGAVATDFGNGTNKTNEQKRKIVSSVTALGRVGEPEDIGGVVAFLCSEDAHWVNAQRIEASGGTLV comes from the coding sequence ATGACAAAGAGAAAAATAGCCCTGATAACAGGTGGCAGTAGAGGACTGGGCAGGGACATGGCCATCAAAATAGCCAGAAGAGGACTAGATGTGGTGATCACCTATCACTCCAATCAAGCGGCCGCCGAAGCAGTAGTGGCCGAAATAGAAAAAGCTGGTAGCTCAGGGTATGCGCTACAGCTAGACAGTAGCAACACAAAAGGCTTTGATGTTTTCTACAAGCAACTATCCGACTACCTGATCCATAAAACAGGGAGTGCCCACTTTGATTACCTGGTCAACAATGCCGGAACAGGCATCTATCAGCCATTCAGTGAGACAACTGAAGAGCAATTTGACGAAATGATGAACATCCACCTGAAAGGAGTTTATTTTCTTACCCAAAAAGCCTTACCCTTGCTCAATAACGGGGGCAGTATCATCAATATTTCATCTGGTTTGGCTCGATTCACTTTCCCTAATTCATCTGCCTATGCCTCTATGAAGGGCGCAATTGAGGTTTTTACACGCTACCTTGCCAAAGAGCTGGGTCACAGAGGTATCACAGCCAATGTAGTAGCTCCTGGGGCTGTAGCCACAGACTTTGGCAATGGTACCAACAAAACCAATGAGCAGAAGAGGAAAATCGTATCCAGTGTCACTGCCCTGGGTCGTGTGGGTGAGCCTGAAGACATAGGTGGAGTAGTTGCTTTTCTCTGTAGTGAGGATGCCCACTGGGTCAATGCTCAGCGTATAGAAGCCTCTGGAGGAACATTAGTTTAA
- a CDS encoding AraC family transcriptional regulator, with protein sequence MHNIKSISEYHQLANLPKPEHPLVSLVDYSQVNYQTDGDEISIVSGHYSIALKRGMSGKFRYGQQPYDFDEGLMSFVSPGQVITVKVHREPNPHPTGWILLIHPDFLWNTPLATRIKNYEFFGYHIHEALFLSEKEEKSMIGIMENIREEYHSNIDQFSQNIIISQVEVLLSYAERFYQRQFITRKISNHEILGRLETILRRHFAQGNLASVGLPVVEEIADQLNVSSGYLSSLLKIHTGLNTQQHIHEKLIEKAKEKLSTTQLSVSEIAYSLGFEHSQSFSRLFKSKTKLSPLEFRQSFN encoded by the coding sequence ATGCACAACATCAAATCCATTAGTGAATACCACCAACTGGCCAACCTGCCCAAACCGGAGCATCCGTTGGTCAGCCTGGTGGATTATTCCCAGGTAAATTACCAGACCGACGGAGATGAGATCAGCATAGTCTCTGGTCACTACTCCATTGCCCTGAAAAGAGGAATGAGCGGTAAATTCAGGTATGGTCAGCAGCCATACGATTTCGATGAAGGGCTGATGTCCTTTGTGTCTCCAGGGCAGGTGATCACGGTGAAAGTACACCGCGAGCCGAATCCACACCCCACGGGCTGGATACTGCTCATCCACCCGGATTTTCTTTGGAATACTCCGCTGGCTACCCGAATTAAAAACTATGAGTTTTTCGGATATCACATCCATGAGGCCCTCTTCCTATCCGAAAAGGAGGAAAAGTCAATGATTGGTATCATGGAAAATATCCGGGAGGAATACCACTCCAACATCGACCAGTTCAGTCAAAACATCATCATCTCACAGGTGGAAGTACTGCTAAGCTATGCCGAGCGATTTTACCAGCGGCAATTCATTACCAGAAAAATCTCCAACCATGAAATTTTGGGCAGACTGGAAACCATCCTTAGGCGCCATTTTGCGCAGGGTAACCTGGCGAGCGTTGGACTTCCCGTGGTGGAAGAAATTGCCGATCAGTTGAATGTATCGTCGGGGTACCTCAGTAGCCTGCTCAAAATTCATACAGGTCTGAATACTCAGCAGCACATTCACGAAAAGCTGATTGAAAAGGCCAAAGAAAAACTCTCGACCACTCAGCTTTCAGTCAGCGAGATCGCCTATAGCCTTGGGTTTGAGCACTCCCAGTCGTTCAGCAGACTTTTCAAAAGTAAGACCAAGCTCTCACCACTGGAATTCAGACAATCCTTTAATTGA
- a CDS encoding helix-turn-helix transcriptional regulator — MELRRDVFQAIADPTRRAIIALVAMQAMTPSAIAENFKSSRQTISKHIQILTACEILEQEQTGRTIHYHLNPQKFKEIADFIEPFRQLWDDRFNKLEAVMKNYQSDQ, encoded by the coding sequence ATGGAACTAAGAAGAGATGTATTTCAGGCCATAGCTGACCCCACCCGCCGGGCCATCATCGCTTTGGTGGCCATGCAAGCCATGACTCCCAGTGCCATTGCCGAAAATTTCAAGTCCTCCAGACAGACTATTTCCAAGCACATACAGATACTGACCGCCTGTGAGATACTGGAGCAGGAGCAAACTGGACGCACCATCCACTATCATCTGAATCCTCAAAAATTCAAAGAAATCGCAGATTTCATAGAGCCATTCAGGCAGCTATGGGACGACCGGTTCAACAAGCTGGAGGCCGTGATGAAAAACTATCAATCTGATCAATAA
- a CDS encoding SRPBCC domain-containing protein produces the protein MEPKTKIHAEDGKQELLITRAFDIPLELLFKAYAEPHLVEQWMGTKVLKLENKRHGSWQFETTDPRGNKHGFNGTIHEFIPNEKITRTFEMDNTGFGVQLEFLEFETLTDKTSQLIMHVVYRSVAIRDQILQLPFAQGINMAHNRLEKILTQLK, from the coding sequence ATGGAACCCAAAACCAAGATTCACGCCGAAGATGGTAAGCAGGAATTGCTCATCACCAGAGCATTTGACATTCCCCTGGAGCTACTCTTCAAGGCCTATGCAGAACCCCACCTCGTAGAACAGTGGATGGGCACCAAAGTGTTGAAGTTGGAAAACAAAAGGCATGGCAGCTGGCAGTTCGAAACCACCGACCCAAGGGGGAACAAACACGGTTTCAACGGCACCATTCATGAGTTTATCCCGAACGAGAAAATCACCAGAACCTTTGAAATGGACAATACCGGTTTTGGTGTGCAGCTGGAGTTTCTGGAGTTTGAAACCCTCACAGACAAAACCAGCCAACTCATCATGCATGTGGTATATCGCTCTGTGGCGATCAGGGATCAAATCCTCCAACTACCTTTCGCTCAGGGTATCAATATGGCCCACAATCGACTTGAAAAAATCTTAACTCAATTAAAATAA
- a CDS encoding DoxX family protein — MTKRNKIIYWIATLWLALGTTSTGIVQLIKMDEEVAKMTQLGYPSYILTILGTWKLLGVVAVLIPRFPLLKEWAYAGFFFNMSGAIFSHLAGGSDPIEFFGPTLLIVLTVVSWYFRPADRKIA, encoded by the coding sequence ATGACTAAGAGAAATAAAATCATCTACTGGATCGCTACCCTTTGGCTGGCCTTAGGCACGACCTCTACCGGAATCGTTCAGCTTATAAAAATGGATGAAGAAGTAGCCAAAATGACGCAACTGGGCTACCCAAGCTACATATTGACAATACTCGGCACCTGGAAACTACTGGGTGTGGTGGCTGTACTTATCCCCCGGTTTCCGCTACTCAAGGAATGGGCTTACGCTGGGTTTTTCTTTAACATGTCGGGCGCCATATTTTCACATTTAGCAGGGGGAAGTGATCCGATCGAGTTCTTCGGGCCTACTCTTTTGATTGTATTAACGGTCGTATCATGGTATTTTAGACCAGCTGACAGAAAAATAGCTTGA
- a CDS encoding YdeI family protein has protein sequence MNPKVDFFFNKTSKWQQEYALLRKIILQTELTEELKWGCPCYTFQKTNVVLIHGFKEYCALLFHKGALLKNTDALLIQQTENVQAARQIRFTSLQQIKDLESTLKSYIYEAIEVERAGLKVELKKTSEFNMPDEFRQVLDEYIELKTAFEALTPGRQRGYLLHFSQPKQSKTRESRIEKCIPRILEGKGLNDL, from the coding sequence ATGAATCCCAAGGTTGACTTCTTTTTTAACAAAACCAGCAAGTGGCAGCAAGAATACGCGCTATTGAGGAAAATCATTCTGCAAACGGAGCTCACAGAAGAACTGAAATGGGGATGTCCCTGCTATACTTTTCAAAAAACCAATGTGGTATTGATCCATGGATTTAAGGAATACTGTGCCCTCCTGTTTCACAAAGGAGCTCTACTGAAAAACACCGATGCCCTCCTCATCCAGCAAACTGAAAATGTGCAGGCAGCCCGGCAGATCCGTTTCACCAGCCTCCAGCAAATAAAGGATCTGGAATCTACCCTGAAGTCCTATATTTATGAAGCCATTGAAGTGGAGCGTGCCGGCCTGAAAGTGGAACTCAAAAAGACGTCTGAATTCAATATGCCTGATGAATTCAGACAGGTATTAGATGAATATATTGAGTTGAAAACGGCTTTTGAGGCACTGACACCCGGTAGGCAAAGAGGGTACCTCTTGCATTTCTCTCAGCCCAAGCAATCCAAAACACGTGAATCCAGAATTGAGAAATGCATTCCACGGATTCTGGAAGGAAAGGGATTAAATGATCTTTAA
- a CDS encoding YdeI family protein: MNKDVNTYFSDGCGRCSFYATPQCKVRNWPKELEQLRRIALDSGLNEESKWGVPCYTHQGKNILIVSAFKEYCALSFFKGSLLQDTYGLLEKPGENTQGGRLIKFTRLKEVLDQETTLKAYIYEAIEVEKAGLEVTFKENPEPLPEELQLKLQENPDLKAAFEALTPGKQRGYILHFSAPKQAKTRISRIEKCIPQILEGKGFFDRYP, from the coding sequence ATGAACAAAGATGTGAATACGTATTTCTCAGATGGGTGCGGACGGTGCTCGTTTTATGCTACCCCACAGTGTAAAGTGAGAAATTGGCCGAAAGAGCTCGAACAACTCAGAAGAATTGCTCTCGATTCCGGGCTCAACGAAGAATCAAAATGGGGTGTACCCTGCTATACCCATCAGGGTAAAAACATCTTAATTGTCAGCGCTTTCAAGGAATACTGTGCCCTTAGTTTTTTCAAAGGATCCTTACTTCAGGACACTTATGGTCTACTGGAAAAGCCCGGAGAGAACACACAAGGAGGACGTCTCATTAAATTCACCCGTTTGAAAGAGGTCTTGGATCAGGAGACCACACTCAAAGCCTACATTTATGAGGCCATCGAAGTAGAAAAAGCTGGTTTGGAGGTGACTTTCAAAGAAAACCCCGAACCTCTACCGGAAGAGTTACAGTTGAAGCTGCAGGAAAATCCTGACTTGAAGGCAGCTTTTGAAGCCTTGACTCCCGGTAAGCAAAGAGGCTATATCCTGCATTTCTCGGCACCCAAACAGGCCAAAACGAGAATATCAAGGATTGAGAAATGTATTCCGCAGATTCTGGAAGGAAAAGGATTTTTTGATCGTTACCCTTGA
- the nudK gene encoding GDP-mannose pyrophosphatase NudK, which translates to MIEKVNILNTEILSDNWYTLRKITYEYLKKDGSLQTQTREAYDRGNGATILLYNKAQKTVILTRQFRLPTFINGNDSGMLIEACAGLLDKDNPEDCIKRETEEETGYQVSSVHKIFEAYMSPGSVTEILHFFIAEYAKEMKVSDGGGVEHEEENIEVMELPFETALNMISSGEIKDGKTIMLLQHLRLHQIL; encoded by the coding sequence ATGATCGAAAAGGTAAACATCCTGAACACAGAGATCCTCTCTGACAACTGGTACACTCTCCGAAAAATCACCTACGAATACCTCAAAAAAGATGGCTCCCTCCAAACACAGACCCGGGAAGCCTACGACCGGGGCAATGGCGCCACCATCCTCCTCTACAACAAAGCTCAGAAAACCGTCATCCTCACACGGCAGTTTCGATTGCCCACCTTTATCAATGGGAATGACAGTGGCATGCTGATAGAAGCCTGTGCCGGCCTGCTGGATAAAGACAATCCTGAAGACTGCATCAAACGAGAAACAGAAGAAGAAACGGGCTATCAAGTATCCTCTGTTCACAAAATATTCGAAGCCTATATGTCACCAGGCTCGGTCACGGAAATATTACACTTCTTCATTGCTGAGTATGCCAAAGAGATGAAAGTCAGTGACGGAGGCGGAGTGGAACACGAAGAGGAAAATATTGAAGTCATGGAACTCCCCTTTGAAACGGCCCTGAATATGATCAGCTCAGGTGAAATCAAAGACGGAAAAACCATTATGCTTCTCCAACACCTCAGACTGCACCAGATCTTATGA
- a CDS encoding helix-turn-helix transcriptional regulator, with product MKNRIKVLRAERDITQAQLADELGVSRQTINAIEKGKFDPSLPLAFKLAGLFRLTIEEVFQYED from the coding sequence ATGAAGAATCGCATCAAAGTATTACGTGCCGAACGGGACATCACCCAGGCACAACTCGCCGATGAGCTGGGGGTGTCCCGACAGACCATCAACGCCATAGAAAAGGGGAAGTTTGATCCCAGTTTGCCGCTGGCTTTCAAATTGGCGGGCTTGTTTCGGCTCACTATTGAGGAGGTATTTCAATATGAGGATTAA